A region of the Perognathus longimembris pacificus isolate PPM17 chromosome 7, ASM2315922v1, whole genome shotgun sequence genome:
CTTCTGCCATTAGTAGAGAAAATGAAGTTTCTGTAATGGAGGCTGGCTTCTTAAGTAGTGATGTGACTTCCACCATGCCAGCGCCAGTCCGTGGAAGATTAGCGTTTACAATGTGTCGCTGTAAGTGCTTAATCCAGTCTTCCTGAACAGACAGTGGTCCTCGAAAGACTAAGCCACAAAACCTACAGAAGAAGTTGACAATTGATTTCTTATCACAACAGGTTTCATTTAAACCCAATTCACATAAACTCTTTAAGCataagaaataaacttcaagggtgaacaaatgcagcagtggtactcactagaccttatgttgaaaatgactctacaacttgtgggtgggggacaagagggaaaaactgggagagagcgaggaaaggggtgacattatccaaagagaaatgtactctttacctgacttatataactataacccctttgtacaacagctttctaataataattttttatttttatttttattttttttttgccagtcctggggcttagactcagggcctgagcactgtccctggcttctttttgctcaaggctagtactctgccacttgagccacagcgcaacttctggccattttctgcatatgtggtgctggggaattgaacccagggcctcatgtatacgagacaagcactcttgccactgggccatatccccagccccaataataaaaattttaaaaacacaaaacaaacaataaaactatCATCTACATATTatggatgcacacacacaaataaataaacttcatCACATACTACATATAAGCACTTGTCTGACAAGTTCTAAATTAAGTCAGAATGACTTAATATAACAGCAAAACTTATCTTTTCTAACAAGTCACTTTCAAAAATCATAATATAA
Encoded here:
- the Znf644 gene encoding zinc finger protein 644 isoform X4; the protein is MLIRQNLALDCKQKKSRSRSGSKKKMLTLSHGADEVYILRCRFCGLVFRGPLSVQEDWIKHLQRHIVNANLPRTGAGMVEVTSLLKKPASITETSFSLLMAEAAS